DNA sequence from the Planococcus antarcticus DSM 14505 genome:
AGAGCGTCTAAATAGTCGTCTAAACTTCCCTGGATGACAGGCTGAGCCATCGTTTCCTGTTCCAATGCTTGCAGGGCTGTTGGAATGTGGGCTTTGATTTTCTTAAATTCTTGCAACAACTCTTGTCCAGAAAGACCTTGAGCGATTAAGTCTTGTAAAATATCTGCAGAGAAATCGACTTCTTCGAATGTGGCAGGCCGGATGATGATCTCTGTCCCTGTAAATTCCATGACGGCTTCATCGGTGAGTCCAAGAGCCAGGTAAAAATCTTTGGGGATGCTCAGTTGTCGTTGCTGCGAAACACGTACCCGTCTTTTGGCTTTTTTTCCGGGCTTCAGTCCGTGTTCAGACGCTCTTTTTTTCGGCATAGTAGCACTCATTAGTTTCACTCCTAACTTTAAAATAAAATTATTTATTAATTTATTTTAAAGTATATCACTTTCTTAGAAGGAATGAACGTTCAAAGTACTGTAAGATTCCGGCTTTTAACGACTTGCTGAAGACTGTAAAAAAGAAAAGTGAATGTAACTTAACTGCTATTAAGTTACATTCACTCCAATGAATAAATGTAATTATTTACTTACTTTATTGTAATTTGAATCTATATGTTATCGTAATATATAAATAAGATTTTTATATATCAATATCGGAGGTGATCTCAATGAAAATGAGCCACTTACTAATTACATTAATTAGTGTCGTTCTTGTTTTTATCCTGATAAGTAGTGTGCAAGACGAAATTACCTGGCCATTATTAATTCTATTATTAGTAGTGGGATTTGTAATAAACTTTTTTATCTCTTTATTATCACATAAGAAAAAAAATAGTAATTAATTTTACATTTTTGACTTTTTTTATTTAAAAAAAGTATAATTATGGTTATTACTTAGAAATAAGGAGATGATTGGATGTTATTTGAGAAAAATAAGTTCAGTATATTTACGATTATTACTTGTTTAGTAATGATGGTTAGTATTTATGGACACCACAGAATACTCAGGCTGCTAGTTTAAATGTGGATGAGGTAGCTAGGATTACTTCGGA
Encoded proteins:
- a CDS encoding AbrB/MazE/SpoVT family DNA-binding domain-containing protein translates to MSATMPKKRASEHGLKPGKKAKRRVRVSQQRQLSIPKDFYLALGLTDEAVMEFTGTEIIIRPATFEEVDFSADILQDLIAQGLSGQELLQEFKKIKAHIPTALQALEQETMAQPVIQGSLDDYLDALEDDEEDE